From a single Dromaius novaehollandiae isolate bDroNov1 chromosome 13, bDroNov1.hap1, whole genome shotgun sequence genomic region:
- the AMFR gene encoding E3 ubiquitin-protein ligase AMFR, protein MPLLFLERFPWPSLRTYTALSALALLGSGLSAYRALSPAPGGGGEADGGAAAERVESPRRAAALALDVAYYLLSDSLCVWVLVNTACCFLMLVAKLIQYMVFGPLRVSERQHLKDKFWNFIFYKFIFIFGVLNVQTVEEVVMWCLWFSGLVFLHLMVQLCKDRFEYLSFSPTTPMSSHIRVLTLLIAMLLSCCGLAVVCGVIGYTHGMHTLAFMAAESLLVTVRTAHVILRYVIHLWDLNHEGTWEGKGTYVYYTDFVMELTLLSLDLMHHIHMLLFGNIWLSMASLVIFMQLRYLFHEVQRRIRRHKNYLRVVGNMEAMFAVATPEELAVNNDDCAICWDSMQSARKLPCGHLFHNSCLRSWLEQDTSCPTCRMSLNITDSHHVREDHQRENLDENLVPVAVAEGRPRLNQHNHFFHFDGSRIASWLPSFSVEVMHTTNILGIAQASNSQLNAMAHQIQEMFPQVPYHLVLQDLQLTRSVEITTDNILEGRIQVPFPTQRPDSIRPALNSSVERHSTDQEDTETVIQTERVPLELNSRLEEMVEFSEVEAEPSETEDFEARGSRFSKSADERQRMLVQRKEDLLQQARKRYLNKTSDEELITEKPSPSEGASADLVTLRRRTLAAAAERRLQMQQNS, encoded by the exons ATGCCGCTGCTGTTCCTGGAGCGCTTCCCCTGGCCCAGCCTGCGCACCTACACGGCGCTCAGCGCCCTGGCGCTGCTGGGCAGCGGCCTCAGCGCCTACCGCGCcctcagcccggcccccggcggcggcggcgaggcggacggcggcgcggccgccgagCGAGTGGagtccccgcgccgcgccgcggccttGGCCCTGGACGTCGCCTACTACCTGCTCTCCGACAGCCTCTGCGTCTGG gtaCTAGTGAACACTGCCTGCTGTTTCCTGATGCTGGTTGCTAAACTAATCCAGTATATGGTGTTTGGTCCTCTTCGTGTTAGTGAGAGGCAG CATCTCAAGGATAAATTCTGGAATTTCATTTTCTACAAGTTCATCTTTATTTTTGGCGTGTTGAATGTTCAGACAGTGGAAGAAGTGGTCATGTGGTGCCTCTGGTTCTCCGGACTTGTGTTTCTTCATCTCATGGTTCAGCTCTGCAAGGATCGCTTTGAATAT ctttccttttctcctaCCACACCCATGAGCAGCCACATCAGAGTCCTGACCCTGCTCATAGCCATGCTCCTGTCCTGCTGCGGATTAGCAGTCGTCTGCGGGGTTATTGGCTACACCCATGGAATGCACACCCTGGCTTTCATGGCAGCGGAG TCTCTGCTTGTGACAGTCAGAACTGCTCATGTGATTTTACG ATATGTAATTCATCTCTGGGATCTCAACCATGAAGGAACGTGGGAGGGCAAAGGCACTTATGTGTACTACACAGACTTTGTCATGGAGCTAACCTTGCTTTCGCTCGACTTGATGCATCATATTCATATGCTG TTATTTGGCAATATCTGGTTGTCAATGGCTAGCCTGGTGATTTTTATGCAGCTGCGTTACCTGTTCCATGAAGTTCAGCGAAGAATTCGTCGGCATAAGAACTACCTGCGCGTGGTCGGAAACATGGAAGCTAT GTTTGCAGTTGCAACACCAGAAGAGCTAGCGGTCAATAATGACGACTGTGCCATTTGCTGGGACTCCATGCAGTCTGCACGAAAACTCCCTTGCGGCCATCTCTTCCACAA CTCATGCCTGCGGTCCTGGCTTGAACAAGACACATCTTGCCCGACCTGCAGAATGTCTCTTAATATCACTGACAGCCATCATGTGAGGGAGGATCACCAAAGGGAGAACCTGGATGAGAACTTAGTGCCTGTGGCAGTAGCAGAAGGCAGGCCACGCTTGAACCAGCACAATCACTTCTTCCACTTTGATG GCTCCCGAATTGCCAGCTGGCTGCCCAGCTTTTCAGTGGAAGTGATGCATACTACGAACATCCTTGGTATTGCACAAGCCAGCAACTCCCAACTTAATGCTATG GCCCATCAGATTCAAGAGATGTTCCCTCAGGTTCCTTATCATTTAGTTCTACAGGACCTGCAGCTAACCCGTTCTGTAGAGATAACCACTGACAACATCTTAGAGGGGCGCATCCAGGTACCTTTCCCCACACAG CGTCCAGATAGCATTAGACCTGCATTGAACAGTTCTGTGGAACGGCATAGTACTGATCAGGAGGATACGGAAACTGTCATTCAG ACTGAGAGAGTGCCACTTGAGCTCAACTCAAGACTGGAAGAAATGGTGGAATTCAGTGAAGTGGAAGCAGAACCTAGTGAAACAGAAGATTTTGAGGCCAGGGGAAGTCGCTTTTCAAAGTCAGCTGATGAAAGGCAGCGTATGTTGGTTCAGCGGAAGGAGGACTTGTTGCAGCAAGCTCGAAA GCGCTATTTAAACAAAACCTCTGACGAGGAGTTGATCACAGAGAAGCCCTCTCCGTCTGAGGGCGCTTCCGCCGATCTCGTCACCCTGCGTCGCAGAACGTTAGCTGCCGCCGCCGAACGGAGACTTCAGATGCAACAAAACTCTTAG